In the genome of Sphingomonas naphthae, one region contains:
- a CDS encoding LolA family protein, giving the protein MSPRFLALPLVAIAAIAAPVAAQRQATLAEVQAHLKAVSTMTATFVQTDRNGKALGGVLTLKRPGRVRFQYEKGVPLLIVGDGKALTMIDYSVRQVSRWPIGSSPLSILTNPDKDIAAYARIVESPDPNLVLIEGKDRKHPEFGTITMAFARVPGAPGGLRMEGWSTLDAQGNRSSVRLSNQRFGVAVSDETFRWRDPRPVGRNG; this is encoded by the coding sequence ATGTCTCCCCGCTTCCTCGCCCTTCCCCTCGTGGCAATCGCCGCCATCGCCGCGCCGGTCGCGGCGCAGCGGCAGGCGACGCTCGCCGAGGTGCAGGCGCATCTGAAAGCCGTCTCCACCATGACGGCGACGTTCGTGCAGACCGATCGCAACGGCAAGGCGCTGGGCGGCGTCCTCACGCTCAAGCGCCCCGGCCGGGTTCGGTTTCAATATGAGAAGGGCGTGCCCTTGCTGATCGTGGGCGACGGCAAGGCGCTGACGATGATCGATTATTCGGTGCGGCAGGTGTCGCGCTGGCCGATCGGCAGTTCGCCGCTGTCGATCCTGACCAACCCGGACAAGGATATCGCCGCCTATGCCCGGATCGTCGAATCGCCCGATCCCAATCTGGTGCTGATCGAGGGCAAGGATCGCAAGCATCCCGAATTCGGCACCATCACCATGGCCTTCGCCCGCGTGCCCGGCGCCCCCGGCGGCCTCAGGATGGAGGGCTGGTCGACGCTCGACGCGCAGGGCAACCGATCGTCGGTGCGCCTGTCGAACCAGCGATTCGGCGTGGCGGTGTCCGACGAGACGTTCCGCTGGCGCGACCCGCGCCCCGTCGGCCGCAACGGCTGA
- the lepB gene encoding signal peptidase I, whose translation MEPERLFGVSEVSVGLSFERSVMQRIGLSALNLAAPGLGLLRIGDWRDGLLLMAVPPALLLLSAALFALAPTATLLGALIYIFFLVVSLIAILATTIILTWRRSGRLYGPTPWWSRWYSLLAVWLLSSIGTSAAVTLDHRTYKPFYVPSEAMAPTLVIGDKVIADMRQHGVAIGDVVLIRSANGAMYVKRVAALAGDRIAMSGGRPVRNGIVARQHIRGTTQFLDYEGMVPATNLVELLPGEASSHAILDIGPSLFDDMAERRVPRDHLFVLGDNRDRSADSRMAIADGGLAMVSVDQIVGRPLFIHWATDRQRIGTRLTRR comes from the coding sequence TTGGAGCCTGAACGCCTTTTTGGAGTTTCGGAGGTGTCGGTGGGGCTTTCATTCGAACGCTCGGTCATGCAACGGATAGGCCTCAGCGCACTGAATCTGGCTGCGCCTGGTCTTGGTTTGTTGCGGATCGGAGATTGGCGAGATGGGCTGCTGCTGATGGCGGTACCTCCCGCGCTGCTTCTGCTGTCAGCCGCTCTCTTCGCGCTTGCGCCGACCGCGACTTTGCTTGGCGCGCTAATCTACATTTTTTTCCTAGTGGTGAGCCTAATTGCGATCCTCGCCACCACGATCATTCTCACGTGGCGCCGCAGTGGGCGATTGTACGGCCCAACACCTTGGTGGTCGCGATGGTATTCGCTCCTCGCAGTCTGGCTGCTCTCTTCTATCGGAACCAGCGCTGCCGTGACGCTCGACCACCGGACCTACAAACCATTTTACGTGCCAAGCGAGGCGATGGCTCCGACCCTCGTGATCGGCGACAAGGTTATCGCCGATATGCGCCAACATGGTGTTGCCATCGGCGATGTCGTACTGATCCGCTCCGCAAACGGTGCCATGTATGTGAAAAGAGTGGCGGCGCTCGCTGGCGATCGCATTGCCATGTCCGGCGGCCGACCGGTCCGCAACGGCATCGTCGCGCGTCAGCACATTCGGGGCACCACGCAATTCTTGGATTACGAAGGCATGGTGCCGGCGACGAATCTGGTTGAGCTGCTCCCGGGCGAGGCGTCGTCGCATGCGATCCTCGACATTGGGCCGTCGTTATTTGACGACATGGCCGAACGCCGGGTGCCGCGCGACCATCTATTCGTGCTCGGTGACAACCGCGACCGATCCGCGGACAGCCGAATGGCGATCGCTGACGGCGGACTCGCTATGGTATCCGTCGATCAGATCGTCGGCCGGCCGCTCTTCATCCACTGGGCAACCGATCGCCAACGGATCGGCACCCGGCTCACACGTCGATGA